The genomic window CGCGCTCATCTGGGGTTTTAAATCATAGGTCGGGACATCTTTGGGAGATTGAATTAAAATCCGTTCTTCACCGGGATAGACCTTCTCTTTTCCGCCGTTAAAAAAATAGGTGACATGCGCATATTTTTCGGTCTCGGCGATCCTCAATTGTTTCATTCCAAGCTGGCTGATGAGTTCTCCGAGTAAGTTATTAAGAGAGTAGGGCGAAAAAGCGCACGGGAGATTAAAGGTCTCATCATACTGGGTCATGGTTACGAATTGGGCAAGGTCAGGGGCTTTTTTTCGTGGAAAAGCGTTAAACGGGTTTGAGGTAAATGCCTGAGTGAGTTCCCGCGCCCGGTCGGCCCTAAAATTGAAGAAAATGATTCCATCGCCATCTTCGACAGGGCCGACAGGATTTTTTTCGCGGGTGATAACGATTGGGTTTAAAAATTCGTCCGTTTTTCCGGCCTGATAGCTTTGTTTTATTGCCTCAAGGGGAGAGGAAACGCCGGCTCCAGCGCCCAAAACGATAGCGTCATAGGCTTTTTGAACCCGATCCCAACGCTTATCCCGATCCATTGCATAATACCGGCCTGAAACCGTTGCAATCTGTCCCACCTGCTGTTTTTTCATAAAATCGATAAGGTGTTGAATAAAGGCGAGGCTGCTTTTAGGCTGAGTATCTCTTCCATCTAAAAAGGCGTGAACAAAGATCTTCTCCAATCCAGTTTTTTTTGCCATTTCCAATAAAGCAAACAAATGTTGGATATGGCTGTGAACGCCGCCGTCGGAAACAAGCCCCATGAGGTGAAGCGCTTTTTGCCCCTGCTTGAGCTGTTCCATGACGGAAAGGAACGCCTTATTTTTAAAAAAAGATTTGTCGGAGATCGATTTGTTTATCCGCATTAAATCCTGATAAACGACACGGCCGGCTCCGATGTTGAGATGACCGACTTCGGAATTTCCCATTTGGCCATTGGGCAAGCCGACAGATTCACCCGATGTCATGATGAGACAATTTGGAAAGTCTTTTAATAAAGATTTATAAAAAGGGAGCCTGGCCTGTTCAACCGCATTTGAAGCGGGATTGGGGTTGATGCCCCAACCGTCTAAAATAATCAGTAAAACCGGAGTGTTTTGGACCATGGGAGGGGGGACCCGTTAACTCTTTACTTCAATAAGAGGATTTCCAGAGTAGGTCGTTTCTTCGAGAATCGGGGAGGCGGTATAGGAGTTCCAATGTCCACAACGATGGCAACGCCCCGACCAATCATGGGTGTGATAGTCGCAAACCGGACAATAATAAGGAACTTTAACGGATTCTTTAAGATGAAGCGCCCTCTTAAAGGCTTCTACGGCCTGTCTCAGGTTTCCTTTTCTGGAATAAATCAACCCTAAAAGTTTGTGCAAATCGGGAAAACGGCCTTCGTGGTTTTCGATTAAAACCAGCAGGTTATAGGCGTCATCAATCATTTCAAGCCGATAATAAAGTTTTC from Nitrospirota bacterium includes these protein-coding regions:
- a CDS encoding 2,3-bisphosphoglycerate-independent phosphoglycerate mutase, with product MVQNTPVLLIILDGWGINPNPASNAVEQARLPFYKSLLKDFPNCLIMTSGESVGLPNGQMGNSEVGHLNIGAGRVVYQDLMRINKSISDKSFFKNKAFLSVMEQLKQGQKALHLMGLVSDGGVHSHIQHLFALLEMAKKTGLEKIFVHAFLDGRDTQPKSSLAFIQHLIDFMKKQQVGQIATVSGRYYAMDRDKRWDRVQKAYDAIVLGAGAGVSSPLEAIKQSYQAGKTDEFLNPIVITREKNPVGPVEDGDGIIFFNFRADRARELTQAFTSNPFNAFPRKKAPDLAQFVTMTQYDETFNLPCAFSPYSLNNLLGELISQLGMKQLRIAETEKYAHVTYFFNGGKEKVYPGEERILIQSPKDVPTYDLKPQMSAPEVTGTLIAQIKTEKFQFIVLNLANPDMVGHTGSLPAAIKAAETIDRCLEEIITTVKNHHGTVMITADHGNLEQMEDYQTGEPHTAHTTFPVPFILISDTSYPLRERGVLADIAPTVLEIMGIPKPSDMTGESLIKR